TCTTCACCTCAAATGTGAAGTTTCTGTAATATAACAAtgtaatatttgtaaaacaatgcattcCGAGGTTAAGCTGAGACTCACGTGAAGCTTCTGACTCACAAAAAGTCCCACTGAGATAAATCAAGTTGGTATCTTTCAAGGTTACAGTGCATTTAGCACAAATTTAACTCTTGTATCCACATGGCTAACCAGATACATTGTACTCATGCTCTGGGTGACAAAGTTTGGCATGCAGAGAAAGGAAAATTTACAACAACCAAGATCTATTGAAATATACTTATAAGCATCTCGGTTTTGATTTaagaattctttttatttataaatcccTTTTTAAATCTATCCCTTTGATTTATGTCTAAATTTAACACACAACCATGCTCTTTCCAAATTATTCTATACTACCAATGTGTAAATCAAGTTGTGGTTTTAAATACAATAGCCCACCTTTAAAAATAAGCTATTTAAGCTAGCAgataattaatattgtattatttgatttgatttttataCCCCACAAAAGTTTCATATTTCTTGATGTTTGGTTTACATTTTTGTCATGTTAATACttactaaataatttattttgtacaatCTAATTTTGACCTAAGGAAGACTTGTAAGACCTTTAAAGAAATAGATTGCTCTGCTCTTTACTCTgaccctaacacacacacacacacacacacacacacacaccacctcccACATCTTTTCCCTCCCCCACTGTCTGTATCTGTCCTTCaccctctctctgtttctgtctctctctccctctgtgtttTGGAATGTGAACCATCGGGGTCCTTATTGTCTTCATCCATAAGACCACATTACAGGGAACTGTCACCAGGCAACATCTACAGGCTCTTTATGGTTGCCATGACAAAGGTTCTTTAATGATGTTGTGCCTGCCCCTGTGTGCCTCGCTGTTTGCTGTGGAATGAGGGTCCTTAAAAAACTCATCCCTTCCCCCTACTACTACACCCAACTTagaccctctctctctctctcacacacacacacacacacacacaccttacacttCTGCATAACCTAGTCTGCTGTAACAGGGTGACTGGAACTAACAGTTGCACAATGGAGTCTGAAAAAGCTACTCCAGGTCTGGAACATTCAGATAGGCGTCATTGTGCAGAGACTATAGTGGAGAGGTGGGCTGACGTGAGCACTGTCAACAACGCTGTAAAATACAGCAGTGCTTTGACTAAGCTCTCACTGGAGCTCtctgtttttactgtatttgttcATTACCTAAAAACAATGTGGACactaattaaatacatttaaatattatttgcacatattTTGCCCCAACTCAGGGGCAACTATGCTACTAATTATACTAATagactaattatttttttagctttatttaaTCTTTCTATCTTACTAAATgtaatcattttttaattaaattaaacagctAAAGCTAATTAAGCATTAGACATTGACTAATTAAGCAGCTAAATACCATTTTAAAACTTTGCACTGTCTACTTAAGCATGCTGAGCAAAGCCCATACCCAATCAGGCACTGCTTTTTGTCTCCTGCTCTGTTTGTAAATTAATGTCAAATTTTCTAGAGTTTGGCTTCAATTTTACTTTAATCCAATGGTGAAtagtaaatttgttttaatgtgTATCTAATccaattacaataataaatacaataaaggcCTGTACATAGCCAAATATGTGAACAACAAGGTCTAAATATTAAAAGTTATGGTATTACGCCCAATGAGAAGTTGCTAagtatgaaaattatttttatataaagacaCCCATGTAAGATTTAGATTTATAGTTGGGCAGGCAGAACTATATTTCTAAATCATACATAGGTGCCTTGAGAATACGATGCAAATTGGAGCTTAAATTTATTGTGCGGTGACCGTGTGGTGTTTAGGCAGATAGacaaggagtgtgtgtgtgtgtgcgcgcacgcgcTTGCATGTGTGGAGGGGGTTCTGAAGACAATGGGACTGAAACAAAGTGCAGTGAAAGACATTTCCAGTAAACACATAAGTAGGACACATTTGGAAATGCAGAATAACATCATTTAACCACTTTTAAAACCAGGTCACCCAAGTCTATTTCCAGGAATAAAAACAATCACATCACTCAAATAAATGAGAAATATTTCTTAGATTTGTTGCCATTTGCTGTTTAACGGCTAAATAAACATTCACGGTTCCATTTTGataactgtttattaaaaacattacagttcaaagcatttaaaacaaaacatgtttaaaaaatagtaatttaCTACTGAGGAAAAATTTTGGTATTGTGGTCTTTTTAGTTTAATGTACAAATAATTTTACAAGGCACAAACAAAGTATGCCCAGCACATTATTTTAATGGCACACTGGTCTGGCCTGTCCTTTAACGCACCTGCTCATTTAACTAAACAGCTACTAAAATCAACATCAGTTTCTGAGCTAGGCAGATGTGTGTCTGACAGCACATGCAAGGAAAAATCTCTGCTTTCAGACCTCCCAAATAGAATAAGGACTAGCAAATAGACTTTCAAGTTTCCCATGGAAACAATcattatcatcaccatcatcatcatcatgcttTGTTAAAAATTCAAGAAAGAATTgcgtaaaaaacaaacaaacaatcaaacaaacaatcaaaagtGGAAATATTCTTTCAAAAAATTAAGCTGAAATCAGTTTTTTTGGCCCTTCAAAACACATAGCCTTCTATGATTAAAACAGGGAGTCCAAAAAAGTCCGTAGAAGACATTAAGAGTCCATGACTAGGAAAAAACAGGTGGTTTATAtataggacaaaaaaaatctacaggtGCAAAAATCACACAGGCTACAAGGAAACAGCCAGGCGTTACCCGACACTTTGCTTTTACAGTACAGCGGTACATTAACTCAATGCAGAAAGACATTTAGTCCTGAAAttctttttacagattttaggGCAGTGGTCGGCTCCTTCCTCTTCTTctgcaatattttattcaatGCGAATAATGTCGGAATTGATATATGGGACAGACGGTGTTAGACTTTTagaaaagagttcaaggtttCTTTGGATGGTTACGGGTTCGAGTATTCTAACCGGATTCTAGATTGAACCCAGAAGTAAAATCCTCTGTTGTATGGTCCTCTAGAGAACCTTTaaaaccgaaaaaaaaaaaagatctttaagGGAGCCGTTTGGAAGTGTTGCGCGCAAATCCCATGTTGCAGCTACTGGGTTCTGCAGTCCGCCCTAACCATGGCTTTACGCCTGCGTTTTAGTTGTGGATTTAGACGTAGTTCCTCTTATCGTAGTCTCCATTGGATGTGGGCGCTCTTTTTGTGGGTGCGTAGTTGATGGAGTAACCCGCCCCGGCCGCTGATGATGGCGGACACGAGCAGCAGAGCACTGAGCCGCCCAGCAGTAGGAGCCCCGCGGCCGCCCAGCCGATGTACAGCGCGGCCCCCATCTCGCGCTTCTGGGCCGGGGGCACGTGCGGGTTGTAAAAATCGGCGATGATTTTGTTGGCCATCCAGCAGAGGGGCACGAGCACCAGCACGGCGCTGACGATGTAGAGCGCTCCACCGAAGTTCACAACTCGCACCTTGACGAGCTCGGCACGGATGCAGTTGGTGCACTGCGCTCCGGCGATCACGGCCAGCAGCGCCAACACGCACAGCACGGACGAGACTACAGTCAGTGCGCGCGCCACCTGCAGGTCGCTGCTGAGCGCCAGCATCGAGTCGTGCACCTTACACTGCATCTGGCCCGTACTCTGAACAGCGCAAGACATCCACAGGCCGTCCCAGATGGTCTGCGACACCACGATGTTGGCCTCGATGTGCGCCGCCACCTTCCACGTGGGCAGACCGCATGCGATCATCTCCAGCAGCGTGCCAAACACGGCTAGTATCAGGCCGAGAAGCTCCAGAGCCGCCGAGGCCATCTTCCCTTAGAATATTCTCCTTAGTATTACCCTTCGGGGCTGGTGAACAGTCCGCTTCTTAAATGATAAACAGCAGGTCCACTTTCCAGTTGGTCGTTTAAAAGACGCAGATGCTTCCCCTCAGATAAACACCACTGCGTGATGCAGGAGCTCTGAGTAACGGTCTCTGCGCGCAGgagagtgaggaggaggaggagagaatcAAAGCTGCTAACAAACGGTACACCAGAAGAAGGGGGTGACTGAGCTTGCAAGCGTGTTCAAGCAGAAAAGCCAAACTTTTGTCCAATCACAAAGCGCCGCATCTACTCGTGGCCAATAGAAAACAGAGGAAGCTGGGCAGTGAGACCATCAGGGAGGAAGGGGAGGAAGGCACCTACTGGTTTGAAACTCTCTAGCAGGCTGGACATAGGGACACAGATGAGGGGGAGACAGAAAACTATCACGAGTACTGTTGTAGCCTATATAATCTTAATCACTTAATGTCGTGTACGTTTAACTTAATTAAATCCAGCTCATTAACTTTTAATAGAAGTTATTAGGACTAcgagtttaaaaatatatactgtacttaagtgCATATAGTTCTAATAACTGTTTTCCCCTATACAGTCTCAGCAGAGGCTAATTACAGCTTTGGCTATGAACTCATGTATTAGTGTTGAATAAACACACGCCCATgtaatttaaaagcaaaatcatAGGATGGAGAGACTGATACCTttataaagtttaaagtttctttttttaaagaattaataaaCGCTTTAATTCTCCAAAATAACACTGCATTATTTGACCACTTAATgaagtttttatattatttcaatATAAAAATTGACAACTTGTTCATGAAGCCTGTAACCTAGCAAACATTTAGCAAATGTTGATGTTCATAGTCCTCGTTCATAgtttcaaacattaacattaccattatacattaaaatacattaaaatctcTTAAATGACAGTTAACAAATGTtctcttaattaattaattttttcactGCAATCACAAGGCAGCATGTTGTCCACTGTAACCCAAAAGTTATTATTtgcatcatgcaaaaaaaaaaaaaaaaaagaaatggctaCAAGAGATACAGTAATAGGTATAACCCCATTGGGGAGCAAATCATGCTACTTCATATTTACTCTAAACCTTTCCAGCAGAGAAGGAATATTCTTTGGGATGGGTAAGAACAGGACTGATAGCATTGCACATTGGAGTAGTTATTAATAgtcgaagtaaaaaaaaaagtaaaatagtcAAAAttcaggcagcacagtggtgtagtggttagcactgtcgccttgcacctc
This region of Clarias gariepinus isolate MV-2021 ecotype Netherlands chromosome 9, CGAR_prim_01v2, whole genome shotgun sequence genomic DNA includes:
- the cldn5a gene encoding claudin 5a; this encodes MASAALELLGLILAVFGTLLEMIACGLPTWKVAAHIEANIVVSQTIWDGLWMSCAVQSTGQMQCKVHDSMLALSSDLQVARALTVVSSVLCVLALLAVIAGAQCTNCIRAELVKVRVVNFGGALYIVSAVLVLVPLCWMANKIIADFYNPHVPPAQKREMGAALYIGWAAAGLLLLGGSVLCCSCPPSSAAGAGYSINYAPTKRAPTSNGDYDKRNYV